Below is a window of Campylobacter canadensis DNA.
CCGCCTTTTTTGAAGCATTTAAAGCGATATTTATTAAATCTTGCAACTACTTAACCTTAATCCAAGTTTGTGTTCTACCCAATAAAGAAAAACCTATATAACCTCTAAGCTCAAGTTTATCGCCTATAATTTTTGCATTTGCTTTATAATTTTTACCACTTTTTGGGTCAATTATAAAACCATTTTTATACTCTGTATCGCTTACCTTTTTTAGCTTATATAATAAAGGTGCTCCAACAAGTTTCATCTTTGAAGCATCATTGCTATAATCAAATTCTTCATAGCTTTTTTTGCATTTATCACATATTTTATCGTCGCTATATCCTGCAACCTTTGTCATTTTACCGTACAAAAGATTATTTTCTTCATAAATAATCCAAGTTCCTGTTATTTTATTGTCCTCATCAACACTATTGTATTCTCCAATAAGTTTTGCATTTTGTGGCAAAAAATCATTTGCATAAGTAAAAACAATAAAAGATAAAAATAAAAGTATTTTTTTCATATTTTTTCCTGATTATTAAATTAAGACAAAAAATATACCAAAATATATTTTATATTTAGTTAAGAATTTAAAAAATACATTTTCTTGCGAGTTGAAGAACTTGGAATATCTAATATTTTTCTATATTTTGTAACTGTTCGTCTTACTAATTTTATATTAAATTTTTCTTGCAAAATTGCAACTAAGACTTCGTCACTAAGAGGCTTTTTTTTATTTTCATTTTTAATTAAATCAAGTAAATAATCTTTTAACGCTTTATTGCTAATACCATCATCAATTTTTTTTGCAAAAAATTCCTTAATTGCAATCACACCCCTATTTGAACATAAATATTTATTTGCAATCGCTCTGCTTATTGTGCTTGTATTTCTGTCTAATTCTAAGGCTAAATCTTGCAAGGTCATTGGTTTAATATCTTTACCTAAAAAATATTCATATTGATATTCAACCAACATTAATGCGAGTTTTTTTAATGTTGCCTTTCTTAATTCAAGACTATCTACTAACTTTTTAGCTTCTTTTATATGCTCTTTAAAAAATTCTTTATTTAAATTATCATCACTAACATCAATTTCAATATGTGGATAATATTCATCATTTATATAAACTTTTAATTCATTATTTTCGTAATAAATATAAATATCAGGAATTATTTGCTCACTATCTGCATAATCATTTAAAAAAGGTGGTAAAGAAAAACTTTTAAATAAACTTGTAGCTTCTTTAAATAAAGTATCTTTTGAATAAGAACTTAGATTTTGAAAATCATTAAGAATTTTTTTGCAATAAACAAATAATTCATCTTTAATATCGCTGTTTAAAAGGCAAAAATATAAAGCCTCGCAATAATCTTTTGCACCTACTCCCATAGGCTCTAAAAGATAAAATCTTTTTCTTACCAGTTCAATATCGCTAAGCAAATAATCCTTGCATAAATCTTCATCATAAACAAAATAGCCATTTTCATCAAGACAAGTTATTATAAGCTCAGCAATTTTTTGTGATTTTTCTGTGGGAAATAAGCTTTTATTTATTTGTAAATATAAATCATCATATAAACTTTTTTTATCCACACATAAATTATCATCTAAAGAATTAAATGAGCTTTTTTTGTAATTGGCATTAATTTTTATAAAAGGATTATCATTAGCTAATTTAGCAATTTCTTCTTCTAATTGCTCTGAACTTGCTTGAAGAACATTAAGCCAAGATTGTAAAGTTTGTGAAAGTTTTGCTTTTTGACTTATTAGAACTTTTTGCTTTAACATTATATTAAGAAATTTTTTCCTAAATATTTATTTAATACAAGCTCGTTTGTTGCTATTTCTTTAGCACTTCCGCTAGCTAATATAACACCACTATCAAGCACATAAGCATAATCGCATATCTTTAAAGTTTCTCTTACATTATGGTCGGTTATTAAAACTCCAATATTTAATGCTTTTAATTCTTTAATAATATTTTGTACATCTAAAATACTCTTAGGGTCAACTCCAGCAAAAGGCTCATCAAGCAATAAAAAAGATGGTTCTAGCACTAAAGCTCTTGCTATTTCTAGCCTTCTTCTTTCACCACCGCTTAAGCTTTTTGCTAAACGATTTTTTCTGTCTAATATCTTTAACATTTGTAATTTTTGCGTTATAACTTCATCTTCATCATCTAGTTTTTTTATTTGTGCTGCTATTTTCATATTATCCCACACGCTAAGCTCTTTTAATACACTTGAATCTTGTGGAAGATAGCCAATACCCATTAAGGCTCTTTGGTGCAATGATTTTAGTGTTATATCTTCGTTGTTTAATAAAATTTCACCCGAGCTTGGTTTAACAAGCCCTGTAATCATATAAAAAGTAGTTGTTTTACCAGCACCATTTGCTCCAAATAAACCTACAATTTGATTATTTTCTATCTTAATATTTACATCTTTTATAATATCATTATTTTTAATAGTTTTTTTTAAATTCTTAGCTTCAAGCTTCAATGAATTCATATTCTCTACCCTCTTTAATTGTAGTAATTTTAACTATTGTAGCATTAATATTGTATTTTTTTAGCAATAAAATTAATTCTTCATTTCCCCATTCAACCAAGTGTAAAGTATTTATAAAAAAATTTTCAAACAAACCATTAATAAGCATTGTTTTTACTTCACAATTATAAATATCATAATGAAATATTTTTTTATTGTTTTTTTCATAGATATTTAAAATACTAAATGTTGGCGAGCTTACATCATCATAATCTAAGCGTGTTTTAAGCAAATGTTTTACAAGGCTTGTTTTACCACTTGCTAAATCTCCTTGCAAAATATAAACACCATTTTCCTTAAATAAATCTGTAACTTTTGATAATTCATTAATATTTGCTTTTATCTTCATAGCTTTTCAACATATTCATTCATTTTTGCTTTAGCTATATTTTTTGTGCTAGGTAGGGCTAAAACCTTATAACTAATTTCATTATCTAATAATTTTAAAGTAATAATATCACCAATCTTAACTTCCTTGCTTGGCTTAGCTAAAACACCATTTATTGCTATAACTTGATTTTTACACATATCTAAAGAAATTGCTCTTCTTTTAGTAATATTTACTGCGTTTAAAAATTTATCAACTCTCATTGTCTATCCTAATTGAATCTAAAAATTCATATCTTTTTTTATACATTGAACGCTTTTTTGATGGAATTTCTTCTAAGTCTTTTTTTAAGTATTCTATTAAAAAGCTTTCTTTATTTTCTTTAATAATCTTTGTATTATCTTTCCAAATATCATCATAGTTTTGTATATAAACTATTTTATTATTTCTAATTCTATTTCTTTTAAAATTAGAAACCATATATTTATCTTTTACAGCATAAACTTGTTTTAAAGACAAAGACTTAGCAAAAACAAAAGCCATAAAAATAATAAAATTCATCGGTCTTATTGAATGAAAATCTTTTGTAAATTCCTTTAAAAGCTCTTTATTATTCGTAGCACCTTGCAAAGCACTAATAAATAAAGCCTCTTCTAGCAATGTAAAAGATAAGGTGTATAAACAATTTTCCTTATAAAATAAAACAAGCTGAAAAAAACCTTCGCTAATAACTCTTGGATACATATTTAAATATAAAGCAATGCTATCTTGCCTAAAAATACACTCACTTCTACTTTTTAAAATATTTGGATACTTATTAAAAAGTATCTTAATATCTCTTTTAAAACAAGAAAAATAAAAAGAAAATGAAAATGAATTACAAGCATATTTTTTGCAAAGCATATCATTTAAATATTTATTATCTTTATAAAAAAATTTTTCAATATCAGGATAAGCTGATAAAAATTCTTTAATTAGCTTAAGCCTATTAAAATAAATAATCTTTCTTAAAAACAATCTAGTAGCTTTTAAGTTCATTTTCTTGCCTTAATTTTAAAAAATAAAAATATTAAAAACAATATTGCAAATAACACAATAGGAGCATAAGATGAATATTGTTCAAAAGTATTTTTTATAAAAGATGCAGCATATAAAGCAGTGTAAAATACACTAACAGCCCATACAAAGCAAGAAATAGCATTGTAAATAAAAAATTTATCAAATCTCATCTTTACTAAAGCACTTGCTATAGGAGATATTGTTTTTAAGCCATAAATAAATTTACAAATTAGAGTAAAAATAAAGGCATTTTTTCTAAATAAAACCACCATTAAAGCCACTTTTCTTTTGTACTTAAAAACATATTTAGAATACTCATTTTTATTTATTTTCATTAAAAAATAAATTAAGCAATTTCCAGCTAAATTACCAATAAAAGCAACAAAAATACTAATATAAGGATTAATATCATAAGCACTTGAAAAAACTCCAAGTGCCAATAAAGCAAGCATACCCCCACCTAAAGAATATAAAAACACTAAAATATAACCATATTTTACAAAACTATCTATAAATTCTTGCATTATTTTGCTATCTCCACAGCTCTTGTTTCTCTAATTACATTTACCTTTACTTCGCCAGGAAACTGCATATTGCTTTCTATTTCTTGTGCAATTTCTTTTGCTAATAAAATACTCTCATCATCGTTAATTAATTTTGCATTAACAATAATTCTAATTTCCCTACCAGCATTAATTGCATAGGCTTTTTTAACCTGAGTACGCTTTTTAGCAATTTCTTCAAGGTCGCTAACTCTTTTTAAGAAGGCTTCTAAAACCTCTCTTCTAGCTCCAGGTCTTGCTGCACTCAAA
It encodes the following:
- a CDS encoding DUF2147 domain-containing protein translates to MKKILLFLSFIVFTYANDFLPQNAKLIGEYNSVDEDNKITGTWIIYEENNLLYGKMTKVAGYSDDKICDKCKKSYEEFDYSNDASKMKLVGAPLLYKLKKVSDTEYKNGFIIDPKSGKNYKANAKIIGDKLELRGYIGFSLLGRTQTWIKVK
- the rpoN gene encoding RNA polymerase factor sigma-54, translated to MLKQKVLISQKAKLSQTLQSWLNVLQASSEQLEEEIAKLANDNPFIKINANYKKSSFNSLDDNLCVDKKSLYDDLYLQINKSLFPTEKSQKIAELIITCLDENGYFVYDEDLCKDYLLSDIELVRKRFYLLEPMGVGAKDYCEALYFCLLNSDIKDELFVYCKKILNDFQNLSSYSKDTLFKEATSLFKSFSLPPFLNDYADSEQIIPDIYIYYENNELKVYINDEYYPHIEIDVSDDNLNKEFFKEHIKEAKKLVDSLELRKATLKKLALMLVEYQYEYFLGKDIKPMTLQDLALELDRNTSTISRAIANKYLCSNRGVIAIKEFFAKKIDDGISNKALKDYLLDLIKNENKKKPLSDEVLVAILQEKFNIKLVRRTVTKYRKILDIPSSSTRKKMYFLNS
- the lptB gene encoding LPS export ABC transporter ATP-binding protein: MNSLKLEAKNLKKTIKNNDIIKDVNIKIENNQIVGLFGANGAGKTTTFYMITGLVKPSSGEILLNNEDITLKSLHQRALMGIGYLPQDSSVLKELSVWDNMKIAAQIKKLDDEDEVITQKLQMLKILDRKNRLAKSLSGGERRRLEIARALVLEPSFLLLDEPFAGVDPKSILDVQNIIKELKALNIGVLITDHNVRETLKICDYAYVLDSGVILASGSAKEIATNELVLNKYLGKNFLI
- the tsaE gene encoding tRNA (adenosine(37)-N6)-threonylcarbamoyltransferase complex ATPase subunit type 1 TsaE; protein product: MKIKANINELSKVTDLFKENGVYILQGDLASGKTSLVKHLLKTRLDYDDVSSPTFSILNIYEKNNKKIFHYDIYNCEVKTMLINGLFENFFINTLHLVEWGNEELILLLKKYNINATIVKITTIKEGREYEFIEA
- a CDS encoding RNA-binding S4 domain-containing protein, producing MRVDKFLNAVNITKRRAISLDMCKNQVIAINGVLAKPSKEVKIGDIITLKLLDNEISYKVLALPSTKNIAKAKMNEYVEKL
- a CDS encoding DUF535 family protein, producing the protein MNLKATRLFLRKIIYFNRLKLIKEFLSAYPDIEKFFYKDNKYLNDMLCKKYACNSFSFSFYFSCFKRDIKILFNKYPNILKSRSECIFRQDSIALYLNMYPRVISEGFFQLVLFYKENCLYTLSFTLLEEALFISALQGATNNKELLKEFTKDFHSIRPMNFIIFMAFVFAKSLSLKQVYAVKDKYMVSNFKRNRIRNNKIVYIQNYDDIWKDNTKIIKENKESFLIEYLKKDLEEIPSKKRSMYKKRYEFLDSIRIDNES
- a CDS encoding DedA family protein → MQEFIDSFVKYGYILVFLYSLGGGMLALLALGVFSSAYDINPYISIFVAFIGNLAGNCLIYFLMKINKNEYSKYVFKYKRKVALMVVLFRKNAFIFTLICKFIYGLKTISPIASALVKMRFDKFFIYNAISCFVWAVSVFYTALYAASFIKNTFEQYSSYAPIVLFAILFLIFLFFKIKARK